One genomic window of Candidatus Effluviviaceae Genus I sp. includes the following:
- the gcvPA gene encoding aminomethyl-transferring glycine dehydrogenase subunit GcvPA → MPYIPNTDRDREEMLRVIGASSVEDLFSAVPAGVRLRGPLEVPGPLSEIELARHVGELAAMNRTAETETSFLGGGFYDHAVPAAVRHVTRLPHFYTAYTPYQAEASQGTLQAIYEFQSLIARLTDMEVANASMYDGATAAAEACLMALDRGSGRRRIVVASTVSPATRAVVRTYLLATGAEIVEVPHARGVTDAAALRDALSGASGLLFQHPNHFGLLEPAAALSAAAREAGALAIASVDPVSLGVLAAPGSYGADIAVGEGQSLGSPMGFGGPLLGFMAAGKKLVRRLPGRIIAATQDASGRRGYVMTLQTREQHIRREKAASNICTNEGLVALAATVYLSLLGKQGFRDLAVQITSKARYAAEALSGVAGVRRAFPGPFFREFVVELPMDARTAADELAKARIWPGTPCAPSFAGMERCLLVSVNEQHARHDIDSLASALDALIASRRAP, encoded by the coding sequence ATGCCGTACATCCCCAACACCGATCGCGACCGAGAGGAGATGCTCCGCGTCATCGGCGCGTCGTCGGTCGAGGACCTCTTCTCGGCCGTGCCTGCCGGAGTGAGGCTCCGTGGGCCGCTCGAGGTCCCCGGCCCGCTGTCCGAGATCGAGCTCGCGCGGCACGTGGGCGAGCTCGCCGCGATGAACCGCACCGCGGAGACCGAGACGTCGTTCCTCGGCGGCGGCTTCTACGACCACGCGGTCCCGGCGGCGGTCCGCCACGTCACGCGGCTTCCGCACTTCTACACCGCGTACACCCCGTACCAGGCCGAGGCGAGCCAGGGAACGCTCCAGGCCATCTACGAGTTCCAGTCGCTCATCGCGCGGCTCACGGACATGGAGGTCGCCAACGCGTCGATGTACGACGGCGCGACCGCGGCCGCCGAGGCCTGCCTCATGGCGCTCGACCGCGGCTCCGGTCGTCGGAGGATCGTCGTGGCCTCGACCGTGAGCCCGGCGACGCGCGCCGTCGTCCGCACGTACCTCCTGGCGACGGGCGCCGAGATCGTCGAGGTTCCGCACGCGCGCGGGGTCACGGACGCGGCGGCCCTCCGTGATGCGCTGTCGGGCGCGTCGGGACTGCTCTTTCAGCACCCGAACCACTTCGGCCTGCTCGAGCCCGCGGCCGCGCTCTCGGCGGCCGCCCGTGAGGCCGGCGCGCTCGCGATCGCGTCCGTGGACCCGGTCTCGCTCGGCGTCCTGGCCGCGCCGGGGTCGTACGGCGCCGACATCGCCGTCGGGGAGGGCCAGAGCCTCGGGAGCCCGATGGGCTTCGGCGGCCCGCTCCTCGGGTTCATGGCGGCCGGGAAGAAGCTCGTCAGGAGGCTTCCGGGCCGCATCATCGCCGCCACCCAGGACGCGAGCGGACGGCGCGGGTACGTCATGACGCTCCAGACGCGCGAGCAGCACATCCGCCGCGAGAAGGCCGCGTCGAACATCTGCACGAACGAGGGGCTCGTCGCGCTGGCGGCGACCGTGTACCTGTCGCTTCTCGGGAAGCAGGGGTTCCGCGATCTCGCGGTCCAGATCACCTCCAAGGCGCGCTACGCGGCGGAGGCGCTCTCCGGCGTCGCGGGCGTGCGCCGCGCGTTCCCCGGGCCGTTCTTCCGCGAGTTCGTCGTCGAGCTTCCGATGGACGCGCGGACGGCGGCCGACGAGCTGGCGAAGGCCAGGATCTGGCCCGGCACTCCGTGCGCCCCGTCGTTCGCGGGCATGGAGCGGTGCCTGCTGGTCTCCGTGAACGAGCAGCACGCGCGCCACGACATCGACTCGCTCGCGTCCGC